In Bacteroidota bacterium, a single window of DNA contains:
- the typA gene encoding translational GTPase TypA — protein sequence MKALRNIAIIAHVDHGKTTLVDKILHQTLIFRKDEEKGNLILDNNDLERERGITIFSKNVAVEYKGFKINVIDTPGHADFGGEVERVLKMADGVLLLVDAFEGPMPQTRFVLNKALELGLKPIVIVNKVDKPNCTPDRVNDAVFDLMFNLNATEWQLDYKTVYGSAKQGWYGPDWKTPSKDISYLLDTILEQIPEPKTEKGDLQMQITSLDYSNYLGRIAVGKIKRGSIKENQPIALINREGIIKKSRIKELYTFEGLGKKKVEQVEAGDICAIVGLEDFQIGDTVADANNPEALSNIMIDEPTMSMLFTINNSPFFGKDGKYVTSRHLRDRLMKETEKNLALKVMDTESPDSLLVFGRGILHLSVLIETMRRESYEIQVGQPKVITKEIDGVKHEPIETLVVDVPEHLSGKIVELATQRKGEMLVMEPRGDMQHLEFVIPSRGLIGLRSQMLTASQGEAIMTHRFSEYQPWKGNIPGRQNGSLVSMETGPATSYSIDKLLDRGIFFVESGEEIYEGQIVGENSRQDDIVVNIVKAKQLTNFRAAGKDDAANKTPKRQFSLEEALEYIKEDELVEITPKAIRLRKIYLKEHERKRNKQAN from the coding sequence ATGAAAGCCCTCAGAAACATTGCAATTATTGCACACGTTGACCATGGTAAAACTACTTTGGTTGACAAAATCTTACACCAAACACTCATTTTCAGAAAAGATGAAGAAAAAGGTAATTTGATTCTTGACAACAATGACCTTGAGCGCGAACGCGGTATCACCATCTTTTCAAAAAATGTAGCAGTAGAATACAAAGGTTTTAAAATCAATGTTATAGACACTCCCGGTCACGCGGATTTCGGTGGAGAAGTGGAACGTGTACTCAAAATGGCTGACGGTGTACTTCTGCTAGTGGATGCTTTTGAAGGACCTATGCCTCAAACTCGTTTTGTATTGAACAAAGCCTTAGAATTAGGACTCAAGCCAATAGTCATAGTCAACAAAGTGGACAAGCCTAATTGCACTCCTGACAGGGTGAATGATGCTGTATTTGATTTGATGTTTAACCTCAATGCTACTGAATGGCAATTAGATTATAAAACTGTCTATGGCTCTGCAAAACAAGGGTGGTACGGACCTGATTGGAAAACGCCAAGCAAAGACATAAGTTACTTGTTAGACACCATTCTGGAACAGATTCCTGAACCCAAAACAGAAAAAGGAGATTTGCAAATGCAAATTACATCATTGGACTATTCCAATTATTTAGGCAGGATTGCTGTTGGCAAAATTAAACGTGGAAGCATCAAAGAAAACCAACCCATTGCATTGATTAACAGAGAAGGTATAATCAAGAAAAGTAGAATAAAAGAATTATACACCTTTGAAGGATTAGGCAAGAAGAAAGTGGAACAAGTAGAAGCCGGTGATATTTGTGCAATAGTAGGACTTGAAGATTTCCAAATCGGAGATACCGTAGCAGACGCCAACAATCCCGAAGCATTATCCAACATCATGATTGACGAACCAACCATGAGTATGTTGTTTACAATTAACAACTCTCCATTCTTTGGCAAAGACGGCAAATACGTTACCAGCAGACATTTGCGCGACCGATTGATGAAAGAAACAGAAAAGAATCTTGCACTCAAAGTAATGGATACAGAGAGTCCTGACAGTTTATTGGTTTTTGGACGGGGTATTTTGCACTTATCGGTTTTGATTGAAACAATGCGTAGAGAAAGCTATGAAATCCAAGTAGGACAACCCAAAGTAATAACTAAAGAAATTGACGGAGTAAAACATGAACCTATTGAGACTTTAGTGGTGGATGTACCTGAGCACCTATCCGGCAAAATAGTAGAGTTAGCAACACAACGTAAAGGCGAGATGTTAGTGATGGAACCACGTGGTGACATGCAACATTTAGAATTTGTTATTCCGTCTCGCGGACTCATCGGGCTGAGAAGTCAAATGTTAACTGCTTCACAAGGTGAGGCTATTATGACACATCGTTTTTCTGAATATCAACCATGGAAGGGTAACATCCCGGGAAGACAGAACGGTTCTCTTGTGAGCATGGAAACCGGCCCGGCAACATCTTACTCCATCGACAAATTGCTCGATAGAGGAATTTTCTTTGTGGAATCAGGAGAAGAAATTTATGAAGGACAAATTGTTGGCGAAAACTCTCGTCAAGATGATATTGTAGTCAATATAGTTAAAGCAAAACAGTTAACCAACTTCCGTGCAGCCGGCAAAGACGATGCTGCAAACAAAACACCAAAAAGACAATTTTCTTTAGAAGAAGCATTGGAATATATCAAAGAGGACGAATTGGTGGAAATTACTCCAAAAGCAATCCGACTAAGAAAAATTTATCTGAAAGAACACGAGCGCAAACGCAATAAACAAGCAAACTAA
- a CDS encoding NAD(P)-dependent oxidoreductase: protein MLKIGIIKEWKQPADKRAVLTPHQCKQLMIDHPEIIVKVESSNDRTFEDKQYGESGIEVTNDISDCDILLGVKEVPPDKLLPNKTYFFFSHTIKKQPYNQKLMRALIDKKIRMIDFETLTESNGKRIIGFGNFAGKVGAYNGLLTWGKKYKTFNLTSAHKINSYKGIVEEAKNKLKGNIRIVLTGTGRVGGGALKFLNDVGIKELAFKDFLTTKQKGIYFTHLGSKHLFRRKTNGGFNKEEFHSHPDQYESAFGAYIPKTDLLINGIFWNERIPRLFEKTDIGNQDFKISVIADVSCDIEGSVPITYKAVDIFNPVFGVDRKNFSETEAFLPDTIDMMTVTNLPTELPKDASLYFGRTFIQRIIPEILKAEKSETLDRATICNKGKLNKKYEYLKDYAGL, encoded by the coding sequence ATGTTGAAAATAGGTATAATAAAAGAATGGAAACAGCCGGCAGACAAAAGAGCTGTATTGACACCACATCAATGTAAGCAATTGATGATTGACCATCCTGAAATTATAGTCAAAGTAGAAAGTTCCAATGATCGAACTTTTGAAGATAAACAATACGGTGAATCCGGCATAGAAGTAACCAATGACATTTCTGATTGCGATATTTTGTTAGGAGTTAAAGAAGTACCTCCCGACAAATTGCTTCCAAACAAAACCTATTTCTTTTTTTCTCATACAATCAAAAAACAGCCTTATAATCAAAAACTCATGAGGGCATTGATTGATAAAAAAATACGCATGATTGACTTTGAAACTTTGACCGAATCCAATGGAAAGCGTATCATAGGTTTTGGCAATTTTGCAGGCAAAGTCGGGGCTTATAACGGACTGCTTACTTGGGGCAAGAAGTATAAAACCTTTAATCTAACCTCAGCACACAAAATTAACTCTTACAAAGGCATAGTTGAAGAAGCCAAAAACAAACTCAAAGGCAATATCCGCATTGTATTAACCGGCACCGGTAGAGTTGGCGGTGGTGCTTTAAAATTCTTGAACGATGTTGGTATTAAGGAGTTGGCATTTAAAGACTTTCTTACAACCAAACAAAAAGGAATCTACTTTACACATTTGGGTAGCAAGCATCTTTTTAGACGCAAAACAAATGGCGGGTTTAACAAAGAAGAGTTTCATTCACACCCAGACCAATATGAATCAGCCTTTGGAGCCTATATCCCAAAAACTGATTTGCTCATTAACGGAATTTTCTGGAACGAGCGTATTCCAAGACTTTTTGAGAAAACTGATATTGGCAATCAAGATTTCAAAATATCTGTTATAGCCGATGTGTCTTGTGATATAGAAGGTTCTGTTCCAATAACATACAAAGCTGTTGACATTTTCAATCCTGTCTTTGGAGTTGATAGAAAAAATTTTAGCGAAACAGAGGCATTTTTACCAGACACCATAGACATGATGACGGTAACCAATCTTCCAACCGAATTACCTAAGGATGCATCATTATATTTTGGGCGAACCTTTATTCAACGCATTATTCCTGAAATACTCAAGGCAGAAAAAAGTGAAACACTTGACAGAGCCACAATTTGCAATAAAGGAAAATTAAATAAAAAATATGAATACCTGAAAGATTATGCAGGGTTATAA
- a CDS encoding PKD domain-containing protein, which translates to MIKLLQPISIRQVILGVFGATAIVLPSAVQAQLSGSSYTIDNTATASSSNYADFQSFFDDIAYGFRGDGGPSNGPDVSGNVTVNVKANATFNEQVTVNPSYAMDQSNRVTIKGNNALLTFNATNPYARHTLWMYGASYFTFDSLRIEGTNANYVHTVRLSDYASYNIFKKCTLSAPKYNFSGVIYNTYPDYFSNYYGNEYYAGAVVAFTDDPAYLNANGYYYAQNGRGNRFENNLIIGPPDGSSLIGPSYGIFEQGGASWDDGENEFVGNSIKNFSAVGIYSFGCSGGKYNNNDITRNLKSPVQQMNYDNWIYGIDIRWPSLYAHSDKDIEIIGNNVHDIGDPTRNDGAANFCGINIEALEGCEYCGNLNYGSNIIRVEDNKIINNVAGNDYNSWVYMCGIYNTSASSTFMVNNIVANNTLYNNAPMYWYLYACDFYKYYSTGDMVNNSFIFNRKLSSNVYYYHGSYIYTGGYGMSSNPPLNESSRVENNIFDYDLKGASMGDFYLTLYYISSLRNNDFYVNKVPGYDGTYIYGVGSTYNSVSGSDPNTMNSSLGPESKGNIKGDPVFVDPASNFTPTNSALKSAGYDYNNAAYPSGIVKDLEGTSRNPSKPSIGAIEPYFDCLVSGTFNGGDYSICGGEQIPMTGTLTSLIKFDFPNTKVGYILNNKPAVITTVGTAPALGSIPFDLGLIDFTGAPLNSVLKVFIAHIDDNHANDTLTFNISVGRGAYGGVVTTNPSSMGREPDLDEGRDYWITIPDDIIKLDISAPSEFTNAQYGTGYSVQAKAFTMSGIQLPLSSSVYNHNVVTGGTWSINPPEAFVDSFIIAELHLLNLSTNCDSVVKRKIFVAPFGKPEFKDPKSCMGTVAEFENLSTVQSGYLTYEWDFGNGQTSTNTNGKTTYLTPGTYQVTLKTTTVPLGFVKSKTKTITINEGPIADFTYTSKCFGTPVTLTNTTTSNVGAPSYTWDFGDGQTSNAVNPTVSYSSKGLYIITLTAEKNGCSSKSEQTIAMFEQPTADFFVSADKCANHDVVFTNNASNISGKTGYLWSFGENGEQSTQHNGEYTYTTAGTKNVKLVVQTALGCKDSISKSITIIPGPTGDFSITGECQDRDIVLSSTDAPLSGTTYTWIVDGQTTTGTSSITKKYSEISIHNVKLTTTYTNGCTNSVAKPVEVKPTPKADFVVQGTICSNHEVVLENKTKWSDGAMNFNWELGDGNTSIQQHPVHTYATSGNMNVKLVASITDGCSDEITKTLTVNPSPTRCEFTMNYDGSKGLRAFSFEPTDGVNVGAESGITYSWYFGEGNSMKGTKGAQSFKEDGFYKVTMRAESAAGCFCESTQQLIIDRTGVNEIADGSLFNVYPNPSNGLFKVEIADKATNGLLEVFDILGNKLYSYTATEMNTFNWTIDLSNQSNGLYLIRYSSDNQTATKKVRLIK; encoded by the coding sequence ATGATCAAATTATTACAACCCATTTCCATTCGCCAAGTTATCTTGGGAGTGTTTGGAGCAACCGCGATTGTTTTGCCATCTGCGGTTCAAGCGCAATTGTCAGGTAGTAGTTATACTATTGACAACACAGCCACCGCGAGTTCGTCAAACTATGCAGATTTTCAGTCATTTTTTGATGATATCGCTTATGGTTTTAGAGGTGATGGTGGACCTTCCAATGGTCCGGATGTGTCAGGAAATGTGACAGTAAATGTTAAAGCAAATGCAACCTTTAACGAGCAAGTTACAGTGAACCCCAGTTATGCAATGGACCAAAGCAACAGAGTAACTATTAAAGGAAACAATGCTTTGTTAACATTCAATGCGACAAACCCTTATGCCAGACACACATTGTGGATGTATGGCGCCAGTTACTTTACTTTTGATAGTTTAAGAATTGAAGGAACTAATGCTAACTATGTACACACAGTAAGATTGTCAGATTATGCAAGCTATAATATTTTCAAAAAATGTACACTGAGCGCGCCCAAATACAACTTTAGTGGAGTGATTTATAATACTTACCCTGACTATTTCAGTAATTACTATGGTAATGAATATTATGCAGGTGCGGTGGTTGCCTTTACTGACGATCCTGCCTATTTGAACGCAAACGGATATTATTATGCCCAAAATGGCAGAGGAAACAGATTTGAAAACAATTTAATTATTGGACCTCCTGATGGTTCAAGTTTAATAGGACCAAGCTATGGAATTTTTGAACAAGGCGGGGCTTCTTGGGATGATGGAGAGAATGAGTTTGTAGGTAATTCAATAAAAAACTTTAGTGCTGTTGGGATTTATTCCTTTGGTTGTAGCGGTGGCAAATACAACAATAACGACATAACACGTAATCTTAAATCTCCGGTTCAGCAAATGAATTATGACAATTGGATTTATGGAATTGATATACGTTGGCCAAGTCTGTATGCCCATTCTGATAAGGATATTGAAATTATTGGCAATAATGTACATGATATTGGCGATCCTACTCGAAATGATGGCGCAGCCAACTTCTGCGGAATTAATATTGAAGCCTTAGAGGGTTGTGAGTATTGCGGTAATTTAAACTATGGCTCTAATATAATTAGAGTAGAAGATAATAAGATTATCAATAATGTGGCAGGTAATGATTACAATTCATGGGTTTATATGTGTGGTATTTATAATACGTCTGCAAGTTCAACATTTATGGTGAACAATATTGTAGCAAATAACACCTTGTATAATAATGCACCGATGTATTGGTATTTGTATGCTTGTGATTTCTATAAGTATTATTCAACCGGTGATATGGTAAACAATTCTTTTATCTTTAATAGAAAATTGAGCAGCAATGTTTATTACTATCACGGCAGTTATATTTATACAGGAGGGTATGGTATGTCATCAAACCCACCTCTAAATGAATCCTCTAGAGTAGAAAACAATATTTTTGATTATGATTTGAAGGGAGCATCGATGGGTGATTTTTACTTAACACTTTATTATATAAGCTCTCTCCGAAATAATGATTTCTATGTTAACAAGGTGCCGGGATATGATGGTACTTATATATATGGCGTGGGTTCAACTTATAATAGTGTTAGTGGCAGTGATCCCAATACGATGAATTCTTCACTGGGTCCGGAATCAAAAGGAAATATTAAAGGCGACCCTGTTTTTGTTGACCCCGCCAGCAACTTCACACCTACTAATTCAGCATTAAAATCAGCGGGATATGATTATAATAATGCGGCTTACCCAAGTGGTATTGTTAAAGATTTGGAAGGTACATCCCGTAATCCTAGTAAACCATCTATAGGTGCCATTGAACCCTACTTTGATTGTCTTGTCTCAGGAACATTTAATGGAGGCGATTATAGCATTTGTGGCGGAGAGCAAATACCAATGACAGGTACTTTGACAAGCTTAATTAAATTTGACTTCCCCAACACAAAAGTTGGCTATATATTGAATAATAAACCTGCTGTTATTACGACTGTAGGTACAGCACCGGCTTTGGGTTCAATCCCTTTTGATCTTGGCTTAATTGATTTTACAGGTGCGCCTTTGAATAGTGTTTTGAAAGTATTTATTGCCCATATTGATGACAATCATGCAAATGATACGTTGACATTTAATATCTCGGTTGGACGTGGTGCTTATGGTGGAGTAGTTACCACTAATCCATCAAGCATGGGTCGTGAGCCGGACTTGGACGAAGGAAGAGATTATTGGATTACTATCCCTGATGATATAATCAAATTAGATATCAGTGCGCCTTCTGAGTTTACAAATGCACAATATGGAACCGGTTATTCTGTTCAGGCAAAAGCATTTACAATGTCAGGAATACAATTGCCTTTATCGTCTTCGGTATATAATCATAATGTGGTTACAGGCGGTACATGGTCTATCAATCCTCCGGAAGCTTTTGTTGATAGTTTTATAATTGCAGAATTACATTTGTTGAACTTGTCAACCAATTGTGACTCTGTTGTAAAACGTAAGATTTTTGTAGCTCCTTTTGGTAAACCTGAATTTAAAGATCCTAAATCATGTATGGGTACTGTTGCCGAATTTGAAAATCTTTCTACCGTTCAAAGCGGTTACTTAACGTATGAGTGGGATTTTGGCAATGGACAAACAAGCACTAATACCAATGGTAAAACAACGTATCTTACACCCGGTACTTATCAAGTTACATTGAAAACAACAACGGTACCTCTTGGTTTTGTAAAATCAAAAACCAAAACAATTACAATTAATGAAGGTCCAATTGCTGATTTTACTTACACAAGTAAATGTTTCGGCACACCGGTTACTTTGACTAATACAACTACAAGTAATGTTGGGGCTCCAAGCTATACATGGGATTTTGGTGACGGACAAACCAGCAATGCTGTTAACCCAACTGTTTCTTATTCGTCAAAAGGTCTATATATAATCACATTGACTGCTGAGAAGAATGGCTGTTCATCTAAGTCTGAGCAAACGATAGCAATGTTTGAACAACCAACAGCTGATTTCTTTGTGAGTGCTGACAAATGTGCAAATCACGATGTAGTATTTACAAACAATGCAAGTAATATTAGCGGCAAAACCGGGTACTTATGGAGTTTTGGTGAGAACGGAGAACAATCCACTCAACATAATGGTGAATATACATATACAACTGCCGGAACCAAAAACGTTAAATTAGTAGTACAAACTGCCTTGGGTTGCAAAGACTCAATCTCTAAGTCGATTACTATTATACCGGGTCCTACAGGGGATTTCAGTATCACCGGAGAATGTCAGGACAGAGATATTGTGTTGAGTTCAACAGATGCTCCTCTTTCAGGAACCACATATACTTGGATTGTTGATGGTCAAACAACAACCGGAACAAGCAGTATTACTAAAAAATACAGTGAGATTAGTATTCATAATGTGAAATTGACTACAACATATACCAATGGTTGTACTAACTCAGTTGCAAAGCCGGTTGAAGTAAAACCAACTCCAAAAGCGGACTTTGTTGTTCAGGGTACAATTTGCTCTAATCATGAAGTTGTTTTGGAAAATAAAACTAAATGGTCAGATGGTGCTATGAATTTTAATTGGGAGCTTGGAGATGGAAATACTTCTATTCAACAGCATCCTGTTCACACTTATGCAACTTCCGGTAATATGAATGTTAAGTTGGTAGCTAGCATTACTGACGGATGTTCAGATGAAATTACCAAAACACTTACAGTGAATCCTTCTCCTACGAGATGTGAGTTTACTATGAATTATGATGGAAGTAAAGGTTTGAGAGCATTTTCTTTTGAACCTACAGATGGAGTTAATGTTGGTGCAGAATCTGGCATCACTTATTCATGGTATTTTGGTGAAGGAAATAGCATGAAAGGAACTAAAGGTGCTCAAAGTTTTAAAGAAGATGGATTTTACAAAGTTACGATGAGAGCTGAAAGTGCTGCAGGTTGTTTCTGTGAATCTACTCAACAGTTGATTATTGACAGAACAGGTGTAAATGAAATCGCAGATGGTTCTCTTTTTAATGTTTATCCTAATCCAAGTAATGGATTATTTAAAGTTGAAATTGCAGATAAAGCAACTAACGGGCTTCTTGAAGTGTTTGATATACTTGGCAATAAATTATATAGTTACACTGCAACCGAAATGAACACATTTAACTGGACTATTGATTTGAGTAATCAAAGCAATGGACTCTATTTAATTCGTTATTCTTCTGACAATCAGACAGCCACCAAAAAGGTTAGATTGATTAAGTAA
- a CDS encoding iron-sulfur cluster assembly accessory protein: MTDTGNITISEKAAVKVLELMKEGKLDSSYFVRVSVKGGGCSGLTYNMDFDNEKKDGDQVFLSNGLNVVCDLKSFLYLAGTELDFSDGLNGKGFNFINPNATRSCGCGESFAV; the protein is encoded by the coding sequence ATGACCGATACAGGTAATATTACAATATCAGAAAAAGCTGCAGTTAAGGTTCTGGAACTGATGAAAGAAGGCAAACTCGACAGCAGTTACTTTGTTCGTGTGTCAGTGAAAGGCGGAGGATGTTCCGGTTTAACTTACAACATGGATTTTGATAACGAAAAGAAAGATGGAGATCAGGTTTTTTTATCAAACGGACTTAATGTAGTATGCGACCTAAAGAGTTTTCTCTACCTTGCTGGAACTGAGTTGGACTTTAGTGATGGTTTAAATGGAAAAGGGTTTAATTTTATCAACCCGAATGCAACCAGAAGTTGTGGTTGTGGCGAGAGTTTCGCAGTCTAA
- a CDS encoding M48 family metallopeptidase — MAAYVGIQSQISRNNRMSVLYLIAFPILILIPIWGTIYYYLAFEQRYADKLAALYETNREFLIILPFVLLAIAIWFLIAYFGNTAIINAGTGAQSLSRKENPRVYNLTENLCMSVGMQMPKLQMIDSPALNAFASGINERTYTVTLTKGIMDTLDDKELEGVIAHELSHIRNRDVRLLIISIVFVGILAVLARVILRNIMYGTGRRRNKDDGKGGGGAVIIVALLLVLLAYFFSMLFKFGLSRKREYMADAGAADMTKNPFALASALRKISGNNNLESVNSEMKQLFIANNVQDNSFSMGLKNLFATHPPIEKRIEVLENF, encoded by the coding sequence ATGGCTGCTTATGTAGGTATTCAATCTCAAATTTCGAGAAACAACCGAATGTCGGTCTTGTATCTGATTGCATTTCCTATACTCATTTTGATACCAATTTGGGGAACCATATATTACTACCTCGCTTTTGAGCAGAGATATGCTGATAAACTTGCTGCTTTGTACGAAACAAACAGAGAATTCTTAATCATTCTTCCCTTCGTTTTACTTGCAATAGCAATATGGTTTTTGATAGCTTACTTTGGCAATACCGCTATCATTAATGCAGGAACCGGTGCACAAAGTTTGAGCAGAAAAGAAAACCCAAGAGTGTATAACCTTACAGAAAACCTTTGTATGAGTGTAGGAATGCAGATGCCAAAGTTGCAAATGATTGACAGCCCAGCTCTTAATGCTTTTGCCAGTGGTATCAACGAGAGAACCTACACCGTAACACTCACCAAAGGTATTATGGACACTTTAGACGACAAAGAATTGGAGGGAGTAATAGCGCACGAACTTTCTCATATCAGAAACCGCGATGTACGTTTGTTAATTATTTCCATTGTTTTTGTGGGAATATTGGCTGTACTTGCAAGAGTGATTTTACGAAATATAATGTATGGTACAGGGAGAAGAAGGAATAAAGATGATGGCAAAGGCGGTGGAGGTGCTGTCATTATTGTAGCATTATTACTTGTGCTATTAGCCTATTTTTTCTCAATGCTTTTCAAATTCGGATTGTCACGCAAGAGAGAATATATGGCGGATGCCGGTGCTGCCGACATGACGAAAAACCCTTTTGCATTAGCATCTGCTCTAAGAAAGATTTCGGGCAATAACAACCTTGAGTCTGTGAATAGTGAAATGAAACAGCTTTTTATAGCGAATAATGTGCAAGACAACTCATTCTCAATGGGATTGAAGAATCTGTTTGCGACACACCCACCCATAGAAAAGAGAATTGAAGTATTAGAGAATTTTTAA
- the iscU gene encoding Fe-S cluster assembly scaffold IscU gives MAYSDKVIDHYTNPRNIGTLDKNSTSVGTGLVGAPECGDVMRLQIQVDEATGIIQDAKFKTFGCGSAIASSSLATEWLKGRTVDEALQIDNMDIVEELSLPPVKIHCSVLAEDAIKGAVNDYRVKHGLEPVEGKKRIH, from the coding sequence ATGGCATATTCAGATAAAGTTATAGATCATTACACAAATCCAAGAAACATAGGCACTTTGGACAAAAATTCAACTTCAGTAGGTACGGGATTGGTTGGTGCTCCTGAGTGTGGTGACGTAATGAGACTTCAAATTCAGGTTGATGAAGCAACCGGCATTATCCAAGATGCAAAATTCAAAACATTTGGTTGCGGTTCTGCTATTGCATCTTCATCTTTGGCAACAGAATGGCTTAAAGGCAGAACTGTGGATGAAGCATTGCAAATAGACAATATGGATATTGTAGAAGAACTCTCACTCCCCCCTGTGAAAATACACTGTTCTGTACTTGCAGAAGATGCAATTAAAGGGGCTGTAAACGATTATAGGGTAAAACACGGCTTGGAACCGGTTGAAGGCAAAAAACGTATTCATTAA